A region of the Oceanihabitans sp. IOP_32 genome:
ATGAGCTCATGGGTTCTGGTGTGATCTCATAATATTTTATTAAATTATTATGTTCGCAAAAAAGGCTTTTCTAAAAAAAGATAAAAAATTATTTTGAAGGCGTTTCAAATTTTTAACAATTAAGATAGTTGGCTAAATTAAACTATATTAGTGTGCTACAATTAACCTAGCTTTAAATGTCGAATCGAATTACGCAATTATTTAATATTAAGTATCCAATCATTCAGGCTGGAATGATTTGGAACAGTGGATGGCGACTTGCTTCGGCAGCGAGTAACGCTGGAATTTTGGGACTTATTGGGGCAGGGAGTATGTATCCAGAAGTTTTACGTGAGCATATTCAAAAATGTAAGCAGGCCACCAATAAACCTTTTGGTGTTAATGTGCCTATGCTGTATCCCAACATTCAAGAAATTATGGATATTATAGTCGAGGAGGGTGTCTCCATTGTGTTTACCTCTGCTGGAAATCCTAAAACATGGACGTCTTGGTTACAAAACAGTGGGGTTACAGTTGTACATGTGGTGAGCAGTGTAAAGTTCGCCTTAAAGGCCCAAGAAGCAGGTGTCGATGCGGTTGTAGCTGAGGGGTTTGAGGCTGGCGGACATAATGGTCGAGATGAAACTACCACGTTAACTCTTATTCCTATGGTTAAAGAGCAGATTAACATTCCTTTAATTGCTGCTGGTGGTATTGCCACAGGTCAAGCGATGCTTGCTGCTATGGTTTTAGGAGCCCACGGAGTTCAGGTTGGTAGCCGTTTTGTGGCTAGTAAAGAAAGTTCAGCTCATAATAATTTTAAACAAGTTGTTGTCGAGGCAAAAGAAGGTGATACCCAATTAACGTTAAAAGAATTAGCACCTGTAAGATTAATTAAAAATAAGTTTTATAACGATATTCAGGAATTGTACAAAACAGCTCCAACTCCAGAACAACTTAAAGAACTTTTAGGCAGAGCACGAGCAAAGCGCGGCATGTTTGAAGGCGATTTAGAAGAAGGTGAGCTTGAAATCGGTCAAATATCAGGCTTAATTCACGATATAAAACCTGTAGCTCGAATTGTAAAAGATATGCTAAAAGAGTTTCAAGAAGCCAAGCAAAATATCTTAAACATAGAAGACTACTACTTTTAGGGTTTAAGAATGTCTTATTATTCAGAGTTTCTTATTTAAGCGCCTGTCTATTAGTTCTTTATGTTTTGTTTTTAGCCATTTCCACTTGGGCTAAGCATCAACCTTAAATAAATTCAGAAGATAAAGTTTAAAAAACTAATACTAAAGTTTACTTTTGCGCCATGCAAATAAGAGATTACACCAAAGAGTTTAAATATAACTGGAAATTAGCAGCTCCAGTTATGCTTGGTATGTTGGGGCACACTTTAGTGAGTTTAGTCGATAATATTATGGTTGGACAGCTGGGTACTGCAGAACTTGCCGCGGTATCTCTGGGCAATAGTTTTATGTTTATTGCCATGTCTTTAGGGA
Encoded here:
- a CDS encoding NAD(P)H-dependent flavin oxidoreductase — protein: MSNRITQLFNIKYPIIQAGMIWNSGWRLASAASNAGILGLIGAGSMYPEVLREHIQKCKQATNKPFGVNVPMLYPNIQEIMDIIVEEGVSIVFTSAGNPKTWTSWLQNSGVTVVHVVSSVKFALKAQEAGVDAVVAEGFEAGGHNGRDETTTLTLIPMVKEQINIPLIAAGGIATGQAMLAAMVLGAHGVQVGSRFVASKESSAHNNFKQVVVEAKEGDTQLTLKELAPVRLIKNKFYNDIQELYKTAPTPEQLKELLGRARAKRGMFEGDLEEGELEIGQISGLIHDIKPVARIVKDMLKEFQEAKQNILNIEDYYF